One window from the genome of Oreochromis niloticus isolate F11D_XX linkage group LG20, O_niloticus_UMD_NMBU, whole genome shotgun sequence encodes:
- the LOC100698859 gene encoding NUAK family SNF1-like kinase 1, with product MGRREADSRGAMNTSGRSELGCLQDAAFSSQHGGEQSPRMDSRRACNAEKRQRNMKAGVEAPGQASTAAASMEVKKHQHKHNLKHRYEVMETLGKGTYGKVKKAVERASLKTVAIKSIRKERITDDLDRIHIQREIEITSSLRHPNIIRFHEVFESRDKIVIVMEYASRGELYDYIQERRRLPETEARSIFRQITSAVHYCHKNGVVHRDLKLENILLDQDLNVKLADFGLSNNFHKGTLLQTYCGSPLYAAPEIVKGLPYQGPEVDCWALGVLLYALVYSSMPFDGASHTKLTEQISQGRYRRPNSPSDACALVDWLLTVRVDERATIEDVANHWWVNWGYEESVCDCPSFPHQECPSPLLARYIDWQNQVAAASSLTVDADCLSSDSSGPPQHASNPFYFSLPLKHECGGGSRLRGGISSLRKSRKENAIPQTAQGACGDVCLAAASSTVISSTSTFERKKPKGILKHQRSLDSVFHTPPRDNSPSQLCNTAPQPCRTHSLTHAYVDVLSTSLPSPTTFSQPSSKMPKKGILKNLYGGESGYGSSSDRRGSGVGSTDSNAGESCSHKQQTCLPGVEDSPTMRTEAVRRRKGILKRNGKFSRSLDLPDNHQSSPSPTPAIFPEALQHLLQTAGDAEGRHSRPSSVVSEDSLFSSDSFDLLDLSSQSRRKIFSRGVRHSSEDDLEQLRGEADSVVGERQTKKETL from the exons ATGGGCAGACGTGAGGCGGACAGCAGAGGCGCAATGAACACCAGCGGACGCTCCGAGCTGGGCTGCCTGCAGGACGCGGCGTTCAGCAGCCAGCATGGCGGCGAGCAGTCACCGAGAATGGACAGCCGCCGTGCCTGCAACGCGGAGAAGCGACAGAGAAACATGAAAGCAGGCGTGGAGGCGCCGGGCCAGGCATCCACAGCCGCAGCGTCCATGGAAGTAAAAAAGCATCAGCACAAGCACAACTTAAAGCACCGTTATGAGGTGATGGAGACGCTGGGGAAAGGCACCTACGGCAAAGTGAAGAAAGCGGTGGAGAGAGCGAGCCTGAAGACG GTGGCGATCAAGTCAATCCGCAAGGAGCGCATCACGGACGACCTGGACAGAATTCACATCCAGAGAGAGATCGAGATCACATCTTCCCTCAGGCACCCCAACATCATACGCTTCCATGAGG TGTTTGAGAGCCGAGATAAGATTGTGATTGTGATGGAGTACGCCAGCAGAGGAGAGCTGTATGATTACATACAGGAGAGGAGGCGACTGCCAGAAACGGAAGCCCGCAGCATCTTCAGACAGATTACATCTGCTGTCCACTACTGCCATAAG AACGGGGTTGTGCATCGAGACCTCAAGCTGGAGAACATCCTTTTGGACCAAGATTTGAATGTAAAG cTGGCTGATTTTGGCCTCTCAAATAATTTCCACAAGGGCACGCTGCTGCAAACCTACTGTGGAAGTCCGCTCTATGCTGCCCCAGAGATCGTGAAAGGGCTGCCATACCAGGGGCCAGAG GTGGACTGCTGGGCACTGGGGGTGTTGCTGTATGCCCTCGTTTACAGCAGCATGCCATTCGATGGGGCCAGCCACACAAAACTCACAGAGCAGATCAGCCAAGGTCGCTATCGCAGACCCAACTCCCCCTCTG ACGCCTGCGCTCTCGTCGACTGGTTGCTGACGGTGCGTGTGGATGAGAGGGCCACGATAGAGGACGTGGCTAACCACTGGTGGGTGAACTGGGGCTATGAAGAGAGTGTTTGTGACTGCCCTTCATTTCCACACCAAGAGTGCCCCTCTCCACTTCTGGCTCGCTACATCGACTGGCAGAATCAGGTTGCTGCTGCTAGCAGTTTGACGGTGGATGCAGACTGCCTGTCCTCAGACTCTTCTGGTCCTCCTCAACACGCTTCCAACCCCTTTTACTTCAGCTTACCTCTGAAGCACGAATGCGGGGGAGGTTCAAGGTTGCGTGGTGGAATATCGAGTCTTAGGAAGTCTCGCAAGGAGAATGCGATTCCCCAGACTGCACAGGGAGCTTGTGGTGACGTTTGTTTAGCAGCTGCTTCTTCCACTGTGATTTCCTCCACTTCcacttttgaaagaaaaaagccCAAAGGTATTCTGAAACATCAGAGGAGTTTAGATTCAGTCTTTCACACCCCTCCCAGGGATAACTCCCCCTCTCAGCTCTGTAACACTGCTCCCCAGCCCTGTCGAACACACAGTCTTACTCATGCGTATGTTGACGTCCTATCGACCAGCCTTCCGTCTCCAACTACATTCAGTCAGCCATCGTCCAAAATGCCCAAGAAAGGGATACTAAAGAACTTGTATGGTGGGGAGTCAGGTTATGGTTCCTCATCAGACAGAAGAGGCTCAGGTGTAGGAAGTACAGACAGTAATGCAGGTGAGTCCTGTTCccacaaacaacaaacatgtCTCCCGGGAGTTGAAGACAGTCCCACAATGCGCACAGAAGCAGTAAGAAGACGTAAGGGTATTTTGAAACGTAATGGAAAGTTTTCTCGCAGCCTGGATCTTCCTGACAACCACCAGTCGTCTCCCTCTCCAACTCCTGCGATATTCCCAGAGGCTCTGCAGCATCTCCTCCAGACTGCAGGGGATGCCGAGGGCCGTCATAGCCGCCCCTCCAGCGTGGTGAGCGAGGATAGCCTCTTCTCCTCCGATTCCTTTGATCTGCTGGACCTTAGCTCCCAGTCACGTCGCAAGATTTTCTCAAGAGGGGTGCGGCACAGCTCAGAGGACGATTTGGAGCAGCTGAGAGGCGAGGCGGACAGTGTTGTTGGAGAAcgacaaacaaaaaaggaaacgcTGTAA